A genomic segment from Spinacia oleracea cultivar Varoflay chromosome 3, BTI_SOV_V1, whole genome shotgun sequence encodes:
- the LOC130470040 gene encoding uncharacterized protein, with protein sequence MPDSTFDDKSSDGGSSFHPALTFSNIRNHVSIVLEMENVQYGTWEELFKIHARSHKVLHHIIPPPIGKEKPAPQTDEEIDFWSTLDATVLHWIYSTISNDLLNTIMEPEATAMDAWDRLRDIFQDHQNSRVLKNVGAPVAASRLVLQLASGINEAYKHVGINIRHAKPLPPFSEARFSLLLEERELAAMAMHGGSSAMVEADEVAASTDGSGSLGSHRNKNRKNNRHHSGNKNRRGGRNSDGGKGGSGSGGGRHGGGRNSGGGQGSAAPQLGSWQWVPNYTPPPPPCPIPAQGWARPATGPTRSSGQQGVLVPHPQHVYAVLAPTGSYVQILRANQNILQAGRISSKQFINHIYIVI encoded by the exons ATGCCAGACTCTACGTTCGACGACAAATCCTCCGATGGTGGCTCTTCTTTTCATCCGGCTCTCACATTCTCTAATATTCGGAATCATGTTTCCATTGTTCTTGAAATGGAGAATGTGCAGTACGGGACATGGGAGGAACTCTTTAAGATCCATGCTCGTTCGCACAAGGTGCTCCACCATATCATCCCTCCACCCATCGGTAAGGAGAAGCCGGCTCCGCAAACGGATgaggaaattgatttttggtcCACCCTTGACGCTACGGTGCTTCATTGGATATATTCCACCATCTCTAATGATCTTTTGAATACTATTATGGAACCAGAAGCCACGGCCATGGACGCATGGGACCGATTGCGAGACATCTTTCAAGATCATCAAAATTCACGGGTC CTAAAGAATGTCGGGGCTCCGGTGGCGGCTAGCCGCTTGGTTCTTCAGTTGGCTTCAGGCATCAATGAGGCGTACAAGCATGTGGGCATCAATATACGACATGCTAAACCGCTTCCTCCCTTTAGCGAGGCTCGCTTCTCCCTTCTCCTGGAGGAACGAGAACTCGCCGCCATGGCTATGCACGGTGGCTCGTCGGCAATGGTCGAGGCAGATGAGGTGGCAGCCTCGACAGATGGGTCAGGCTCACTTGGGTCGCATCGcaacaaaaatcgcaaaaacaACCGCCATCATTCCGGCAACAAAAACCGCAGAGGTGGCCGGAATTCTGACGGTGGTAAAGGGGGGTCAGGTTCGGGCGGTGGCAGGCATGGCGGTGGCCGGAATTCTGGAGGCGGTCAGGGCAGTGCAGCACCTCAACTTGGCTCGTGGCAGTGGGTGCCCAACTATACACCCCCTCCACCTCCATGTCCCATTCCTGCACAAGGTTGGGCCAGGCCAGCAACAGGCCCAACTCGTTCATCTGGCCAGCAGGGGGTTTTAGTCCCACATCCTCAGCACGTGTATGCAGTTTTAGCCCCAACAGGTTCATATGTTCAGATATTAAGAGCTAATCAAAATATTTTACAAGCGGGTCGAATCAGTTCGAAGCAGtttataaatcatatttatattgtTATATAA